The Deltaproteobacteria bacterium genome includes the window GGTTTTCTTCCAGCCGGGCCGCCAGCCGGACGAGCGTCTCCTCGGGATCTCCCACAACCACGCCATCGATAAAGGAAAACCGATCCAGAAGCCGGTCGTGAAAGGCACTCGGATAAAATCCGAAGAGAAAAATGCGGGAAACCTTTCCCGACGCCTTCAGACTCTTCAGCCCTTCAAGGAGGGGCTCCGTATATTCCCACTGATAGACGAGGTGGAGGATCAGTACGCTCCAACCGGCCGCAGGGGAGACCCCGGCGGTCTCGATCAGTTCCGCCTCAAACCCCGCCTTTTTCAGGGAAGCGACGGCATATCCGGCGAGAAGACAGGAGGACAGGGGGGTGTTCACCACATCGTCACACCGCGCCGCGCTTCTCCGAACGGGGGGATCGTAAATCACGAACTTCATGGATCAGGGGTCTTTCCGGGAAAATAGATGTTTATCCGATCCTGCAGGGCTCCGCTCCAAAGACCTGCAACTACCTTGTCACAGGAGAAGAGGAGGTGTCAAGGAGGATTTCCCGCCGGATTCAGTCGAAGAATCTGCCTTGGAGGGCCTCGACAACTTTCACGACGGCATCTGAACGATTGAGCGTATAGAAATGGAGATAGGAGACCCCCTGTTCGAGGAGTTCTTCACACTGCCGGATGGCGATCTCCACCCCCACCTTTTCCATCTCTTCCGGCCGGCCGGCCAAAGGCGCCATCTTTTCTTCAACCCAGGCGGGAATCGTTGCTCCGCAGAAAGAAGCAAACCTTTTCACTTTTGCCAGATCGGTGATCGGCATGATCCCCGGAAAGATCGGAAGCCGGAGACCCGCCCTTTCAGCCCTTTCCCGGAATGCAAAGAAATAACGATTATCGAAGAACATCTGGGTAATGGCGAAATCCGCACCGGCATCCACTTTTTCTTTGGTATAGATAAGATCCGCCTCGAGCGAAGGCGATTCGAGATGTCCTTCCGGATAAACGGCCACGGCAATGGAAAAGTCGTGTGTTGAGCGGACAAAGGCCGCCAGATCGCGGCCATAGGGGAATTCTCCGGCGGAAGGGTCAAAATCCGGAATATCTTCAGGGGGATCGCCCCGAAGAGCCAGGACATTTTCTATCCCTTCCTCCCGGAAGGTTTGCAACAGCGTCGCCATCGAAGCACGGGTGGCACCGATACAGGTCAGATGGGACATTACGGTGAGTGAAAAGTTTTCCCGGATGGCACGCAGTGTTTTCAGGGTGCGATCCTGCGTACTACCGCCCGCTCCGTAGGTGACGGAAACATAAAGCGGATCCAGCCGACTCAGTTCCCGAACGACTTGCAGAAAAGCAACCATCCCGGCTTCCGTCTTCGGCGGGAAAAACTCAAAGGAAAAGCCCTTTTTCCGTGTTTTCAAAAGGTCGGCGATCTTCATGAGAGACAGCGTCCTTTCCGGTTGAGAGGTTGCCGGAGGAAGCCCCGCCTTTGCAGGGATTCCTCCGGTTGGGGGAGGTGTGAGATGGGTACTTGATGAGAAATTTGGAAACCGGAAGTTTCCCTTCCCCTCAAGGGTCCATGTCCTCTTCTCCTTTTCCTCTTTCCATTAGAGCAAATCCCATGCCAAGGGGGAACCCACTCCGAGGAGAAGACACCCGGACGATCTTACCGAAACGATGAATTTCTCCGTTCTTCAGAATGTTACAGGAGAATGGCAAGGAGGTGGACAAAAGAAAAAGAAGCGCAAAGGAATTCCTCTGTTCCAAAAACGAATGCGGGGAAGGGAGAAATTACCCCGGTGATTGCGGTAATTTTTCCCAGTCCATTTCCCGGCCGAAGGCCATTCGCAATCCGCTCCGCTTTATGTTAGAGTACTTTTCGGAAGAGAAACAACAATCACCGTAAACAAGGGAAACCATGCAGCTTCGGATCGGACACCTGTCCACCTTTTATCACACATCGATCCTGCTGATGGCCGATCCGGAAACCCCGGCACGCCTCGGCGTGGAAGTAGAATGGAAACTCTTCGGCACCGGCCCCGCAATTGTCGAGGCCTTCCGGACCGGTGAAATCGATCTGGCTTATATCGGCCTGCCTCCCGCCATGATCGGGATCGCTTCAGGAGTCCCTATTCGATGCATCGCCGGCGGACACATGGAAGGGACCGTGATCGTCGGGAATGTCGCCCACCGGGACTTTGGCGATACCCACGAACTCGGCAGGATCATGGAGCAATTCCGGGGGAAAACAATCGGCGTTCCCGGCACCGGGTCCATCCATGACGTGATCCTCACCGACACCCTCGATCGTTTCAACCTGGCGGACACGGTGCAAACAGTTCACTTCCCCTGGGCGGACGAATTAATGGAGGCGATGTTCCGGGGAGAGGTGGCGGCAGCCTTCGGGACACCGGCCCTGGCCGCCGCACTGGCCCATTACGGAGAGGGAAAGATCCTCTATCCGCCCCGCCTCCTCCGGCCGGAGAACCCGAGTTACGGCATCGTTGCGGAGATCTCCTTCCTGCAAAGGGAGGCGGAGATTACGGAGCGGTTTCTTCGACTCCATGAGGCGGCCACCGAAAGACTCCGAACCGATCCTTCCGGAGCGGCAAAAATTCTCTCCACCTTTATCGGTTTCATTGATGAAGCACTCGTACTAGAAACCCTGAAGATCTCTTCCCGTTACTGCGCACAGTTGACGGAAGGATACATCACCTGTACCCTAAGTTTTGCCGAAACCCTGAAACGGTTGGGCTACATTGAACGGACGTTACCGGAAAAGGAGATCTTCGACACCACCTTGATCAAAAAGATTCATGGTCCGGGAGATCACTACGGAGACGATGCTGTAAGGAGAGGACAAACTTCATAGACAAGGAGATCGACGATGACGGAAAAGAAAAAACCGCTGCCCCGACCACCCCGAAAAGGCTTCGGACCGAGAAGGGGACCTGACACCGAAGGACCGTTGAGTGCCGACAAGATGGCAGCAGCCATGGCACAGGGAAAGCTCGAAGAATACCTGTCACAGGAATTCCAGGGGAATGAACAGGCGCAAAACCTGGCAAAGATGATGATGGGGATGACGGGAATGTCCGGGATGATGCCGTCCGGCGGGTCCGTCGGTAGTATCCCGCCGGCCGGCGGAGATCCCGCTGGCCCTCCGGAAGTCCCCGAGGATATCCGGCAGGCCTCTCTCACCGGCGACATGGGACAGCTCATGACCCTGATGAAACAGGAGCACGAAAAACGCTCCGGCGGTGAACAAAAAGCGGGTGAGGAAGCCCCCACGAAAAAAAGTCCCGATAACGAAAAGGCATCGGCACCCTCGGCGGAAGCCCCGGCCCTTCTCGACCGGGAGTCAATCGACCTTTTGATCCGGATTGCCTCGGAAAACAGCGTCTCCCTCGACTGGGTCATCGCCCGGGCCATCAAGCTCTATGCTCGGGATTACAAACTCACCGGCAGGGTCTGAAAACAAAAGGGGAAACCAAATATATTCAAGAACTTGCTGTGGTCCGACCCTAACCCCAGACTACCCAGTAAAACGAGAGGTTGTCATCGTGTTACCCTGTATAACCGCCATCTTCCCCTCTTTGTGACCGGTTTGAGAATCGGGAGGGCATCGAAGATGTTCTGTGTTTCCTGTGTACCGTTGATCAACAGGTAGTTAAAGGCAAGGATGTCCCTAATTTTTACCCACTGTGCGTTCCATTCCAGGCCGGGTGTCCAATGGGGAGGCCTCTGTTTCCTGAACTGTACAATCCCTGAAGCATGCTCGGCAAAAGAGAAATTCAGGCTCCCGCCTTTCACTGCCTGCGCGTAGGCGAAGGTCTGCAGAAAGGGTCTGCCCTTTATATATCGGCTGGTCTTTACAAAATCCAGGCCGAGCACGCGCTGTTTTGCGGGAAGCAGCATGAGAGAGCGCCTCAGCCCGGAGATTTCCTTCGTCTGGAAAAGATGCCATGCCCAGGCTGTCTGAAAGAGAAAGAAGGCAAGTACGGCCCCAAGGGAGAGTTGCTGGATCTTGTGTTCCAATGCAGGGGCGGGGAAAGAGAGGAGCAGAAATATCGAGACAATCGGAAACCATCTTTGAGCGAAAAAGATAGTGTTCATATACTTTTCAGGTGCAAAAAAGTAGATGCATAAAAAGAGAAGAGCAGCGGTCAGAAGTTCTTTGTCAATCTTTTCTGTGAATCGATTCCGGTTTGTGAAAAACGACAGCAACAGCCAGGCAAGTATTACAACGGCCGCAATCGCTTCCGTATTCCCCTGGATTCCGCCGAACATGGAGTTCACCAGGTACCCGGGGGCCAGACGATCCAGAGGTGAAGTCACCCAGTGTGCCGCAACATCGAAACCTGCCGATTCCCTTACTTTGGAGAATGACTGATACCAGAAGGCCGCAAGCAATCCAGTCGGGAATAAAGGAGATAACCGGTAGATTAAGGACTTCCAGCCTTTCCAGTGTATGAGATTGTAGAGCAGCAACCAGGCCGCTCCTATCAGAAACCATAAGGCATGGCAGAAATAGAGCAGGAACGACAAGAAGATGAGAAGCACACCTCTTCTTCTGCTGAAAGGGTGTAGAGCGGCCATAAACCAGAGGACGAAAAAAGGCCAGCCGATCAGGAAGTTCAGAAAACCCCAATAAAGGGACAGGTTGAAAACCAATAACAATGCCAGTAGCGCATTTCCCAACGGCCGTTTCCGTTTCCATGCGAGCAGGTGTATCGCCATGCCCCAGGAAAGAACCAGCACGATCAAGGAGAGCTTGCCTGCGAAGATCGGAGCGAACAGGTTGCGGGCCGCATAGATCAATAGATAGACAAGGTTGTCCGGCGAATACCAATTGATGGAATAGAGATGCGTTTGGCCGGACAGGGTTTTGTTGAGTAGATAAATTTGACATAAATGCTGTGGGAGATCTGTTGCTGGAGGGAACTCTACAAAAATGAAGGGGAATAATGTCAGAACGATTGAAATACCGGCCAACAAGCCGCGTAGGGGTATCCCTTTAAAGACTACCGGAAGATTGCGTTCCATGAAGATGGGGTTCTCCCTGCGGAAAAAGCTTGGGTGTCAGAACTTAATGGGCTGTTGCTCAAACACATTTGACATTTTTGAAGATGGCTATTCCGCCGAAGGGCACACTCCATAATATCTTCATAAACCGCCGCACCTAACAAGACCTGCCTGACTTTCTCTTCTGGTCAGCAAAAAAGATCCACACGTTAAAACCCAAAAGGTGTTTTGGCAACGCTTCCGGGAGAACATCTAACAGGGTTACCGGAATAACCATTAACGATATGAGTAACAATTCCCGTGGGGATTGTAAAGGAAATTTTAGCGCAAAAGAAAAAGCCGCCCTCCGGTGGGGAGTAACTTCCAGGAAGATTAGGGGACGTTCCTGATTACGCTGACTTATTCCTGACAAACTTTTCTCAACGAATCGTCGGGACCTCCTTTGGAAGACCGCTGCAGGTCCGAGGAAAGACCTCCCGGCCTGCTCTAACCTGATTTAAACATTGATTTTCCATTCATTTTATATTATTTTAAAGAAATTGTAATTCTGGAGAAAGGAACCCAAAAAAAATGATACTCAAGGTTGCCCTTGCGGTCTATCTGTTATCCACCATCTTCTGTCTTGTCTATTTCGTTTCTCCCCGGAAGTCCCTGGCAACGGCTTATCTGGCCAGCGCGGTCGCAGGTTTTCTCATCCATACATGGGTCCTGATCGAAAGCTATCTTCAAGCAGGGCACATCCCTGTGACCAACCTGAAGGAGGGGCTGTCCTTTTTCTCCTGGACGATTATCCTGATTTTCCTGATCATTGAATACCGCTACAAGATCCTGATTCTCGGTTCCTTCATTATTCCCCCGGCTTTTATAGCTCTCCTCTACCCGGCATTGGCGGGTGACAGAATCACGGCGCTGGCGCCACTTCTGCAGAGTTCCTGGTTAGGGGTCCATGTGACCCTGGCCTTCCTCGGGGATGCGTCCTTTGCCCTGGCCACGGCCCTGAGTGTCATGTATATCCTTCAGGAACGCCAACTAAAATCCCACAAGTTCGGCGCCACCTTTCGCAAGCTCCCATCCCTGGAGGTTCTCGATTTGATCAATCACCGGATTATGACCATCGGTTTTCTTCTCCTGACGCTCGGCATCATTACCGGAGCCCTCTGGGCCCGGGCGGCATTAGGGAGCTACATACAGGGGGATCCCAGGGAAATCTGGTCCCTGATCACCTGGGTGATCTATGCCGGCCTCGTGCATTCCCGACTGACCATCGGATGGCGGGGCCGTAAATCAGCAATCCTGACGATCGTGGGATTTTGCGTGCTGATCTTCGCCTTTCTGGCCATCAATACCTTCATTCCAAGTTATCATTATCCGGGGCGTTTCTGATGGGCATCTTCCTGGTAGGACTGAGTCACAAAACGGCGCCCGTGGAATTGCGGGAGAAGATCTCCTTTGCCGAAGAGACGATCCCGCAAGGACTGGAAAAGCTTCGGGCGGAGTCGATCCCGGAAAACATCATCCTCTCCACTTGCAACCGGGTCGAGATCATCGCTCAATGCGAGGACTGCGTCAAAGGGATTTCAGCCACGAAAGATTTCCTGTCCGGCGAACACCAGATCCCCCTCGATGAACTGGAGCCTCATCTCTATATCCGGGAAGGCAATGAGGCAATCCGCCATATCTTCCGTGTCGCTTCCTCGCTTGACTCCATGATGGTCGGGGAGCCCCAGATCCTCGGGCAGTTCAAGAATGCCTTCACGATCGCCTCGGAGGCCAAGGCGACGGGAATCATCCTGAATCGGCTCATGCACAAGGCCTTCTCCGTGGCAAAAAGGATCAAGACCGAGACGGGGATCGCCCGAAGCGCCGTTTCCATCAGTTACGCCGCCGTGGAACTGGCCAAGAAGATTTTCGACGATCTGACGGACAAGACCGTCATGCTCATCGGAGCCGGGGAGATGTGCGAACTGGCGGCCAAACACCTGATGCAAAACGGCGCGAAAAAAATGCTCGTCACCAACCGGACCTACAGCCGCGCCGTGGAACTGGCACAGGAGTTCAACGGGAGCGCCATCCGTTTTGAAAATTTCATCGAATCACTGATCCAGACGGACATCATCATCTCCTCCACCGGGGCGCCGCACTATATCCTGCACCACCACGATGTAAAAGAGGTGATTCACGAACGGAGGAACAAGCCGATCTTCATGATCGATATCGCCGTCCCCCGTGACCTTGATCCGGAAATCAACAAGATCGACAATGTCTACCTCTACGATATCGACAATCTCCAGGCCGTCGTTGAAACCAACATCGAAGAGCGGAAGAAGGAAGCGGAAAAGGCCGACAGCATCGTCACGCAGGAGGTCCGGACCTTCGAACAATGGCTCGCCTCCCTGAAGGTCACACCGATGATCGTCCTTCTCCGGGAACGGATGGAGCAGATCCGGCAGGAAGAACTCCGAAAGACCCTGCCCCGCCTGAACGGAATCTCGGAGAAGGAGAAGAGGTCGATTGAATCGATGTCGATGGCGATCATCAATAAGGTTCTTCACGGCCCGATGAAAGCCTTGAAGTCGTGTCACCCGGAAGAAAAAGAAACGCTCATGCAGGTGTTGCGGGAGATCTTCCAGTTGGAAGACTCTCCCCGAAAGATCGGGGAAAAAGATCGTTAACCGTGGTATACACTCCATTGTAAGGGAAGAAGATGACAAACTCAAAGGAAGTCCGTATCGGCACACGTGGAAGTCAGCTTGCACTCTGGCAGGCCAACTGGATCAAATCGACGCTCGAGGCCCGGCATCCCGACCTTGTGGTCTCTTTGGTGAAGATCAAGACCACGGGAGACAAGATCCTCGATGTCCCCCTGGCCCAGGTCGGCGGCAAAGGACTCTTCGTCAAGGAGATCGAAGAGGCAATGCTTGACGGAAGGATCGACCTGGCCGTCCACAGCATGAAGGATGTCCCCACCGACCTTCCCGGTCCGCTCCACCTGCCGGTGATCGCCGAACGTGAAGATCCGAGGGACGCCCTCTTGTCGCACGGCAAAGTGTTCGATGACCTGCCGCAGGGGGCGAAGATCGGTACGAGCAGCCTGCGGCGTCAGGCCCAGCTCCTCCACCGGCGTCCCGATATGGAGATGATCTCCCTCCGGGGGAACCTCGACACCCGGATCAGGAAGCTCGACACGGAAGGGCTCGATGCCGTCATTCTCGCCGCGGCGGGAATCCGCAGGATGGGCTGGGCGGAGAAGATCACCCAGATCCTGCCGACGGAAATCTCTCTGCCCGCCATCGGGCAGGGGGCCGTGGGGATCGAATGCCGCCGGGAGGATCCCCGCATCAATGACCTGATCGCCTTCATCCGTCATGATGATACCTTCGATGCCGTGGTGGCGGAACGGGCCTTTTTAAAGAAACTTGAAGGGGGTTGCCAGGTCCCGATCGCCGCCTATGCCGAAGTCGACGGCAAAAATCTGAAACTCCGGGGTCTCGTCGGAAGCGTCGACGGCAAGGAACTGATCGAAGACAAAATCGACGGGCTCCGTACGGACGGCGCCCGTCTCGGCACCGAATTGGGAGAACGGGTCCTCGCTGCCGGCGCCGGCCGGATCCTCGAAGAGGTTTACAAAAATCAGTAACCCCTTCATTGCAGGCTGTTGTTTTCCGGTCCCTCTTCGCGACAAGGAGGACACAGGAACATTATGGATTGGACGGACAAAAAATCCCCCCCGGCCCCTCTTTTACAAGGTGGAGAGAAATCATCCATCAAAGGAAAAGTCTTTCTCCTCGGCGCCGGTCCCGGCCA containing:
- the metF gene encoding methylenetetrahydrofolate reductase [NAD(P)H], which encodes MKIADLLKTRKKGFSFEFFPPKTEAGMVAFLQVVRELSRLDPLYVSVTYGAGGSTQDRTLKTLRAIRENFSLTVMSHLTCIGATRASMATLLQTFREEGIENVLALRGDPPEDIPDFDPSAGEFPYGRDLAAFVRSTHDFSIAVAVYPEGHLESPSLEADLIYTKEKVDAGADFAITQMFFDNRYFFAFRERAERAGLRLPIFPGIMPITDLAKVKRFASFCGATIPAWVEEKMAPLAGRPEEMEKVGVEIAIRQCEELLEQGVSYLHFYTLNRSDAVVKVVEALQGRFFD
- a CDS encoding ABC transporter substrate-binding protein, with product MQLRIGHLSTFYHTSILLMADPETPARLGVEVEWKLFGTGPAIVEAFRTGEIDLAYIGLPPAMIGIASGVPIRCIAGGHMEGTVIVGNVAHRDFGDTHELGRIMEQFRGKTIGVPGTGSIHDVILTDTLDRFNLADTVQTVHFPWADELMEAMFRGEVAAAFGTPALAAALAHYGEGKILYPPRLLRPENPSYGIVAEISFLQREAEITERFLRLHEAATERLRTDPSGAAKILSTFIGFIDEALVLETLKISSRYCAQLTEGYITCTLSFAETLKRLGYIERTLPEKEIFDTTLIKKIHGPGDHYGDDAVRRGQTS
- the ccsB gene encoding c-type cytochrome biogenesis protein CcsB, with product MILKVALAVYLLSTIFCLVYFVSPRKSLATAYLASAVAGFLIHTWVLIESYLQAGHIPVTNLKEGLSFFSWTIILIFLIIEYRYKILILGSFIIPPAFIALLYPALAGDRITALAPLLQSSWLGVHVTLAFLGDASFALATALSVMYILQERQLKSHKFGATFRKLPSLEVLDLINHRIMTIGFLLLTLGIITGALWARAALGSYIQGDPREIWSLITWVIYAGLVHSRLTIGWRGRKSAILTIVGFCVLIFAFLAINTFIPSYHYPGRF
- a CDS encoding glutamyl-tRNA reductase → MGIFLVGLSHKTAPVELREKISFAEETIPQGLEKLRAESIPENIILSTCNRVEIIAQCEDCVKGISATKDFLSGEHQIPLDELEPHLYIREGNEAIRHIFRVASSLDSMMVGEPQILGQFKNAFTIASEAKATGIILNRLMHKAFSVAKRIKTETGIARSAVSISYAAVELAKKIFDDLTDKTVMLIGAGEMCELAAKHLMQNGAKKMLVTNRTYSRAVELAQEFNGSAIRFENFIESLIQTDIIISSTGAPHYILHHHDVKEVIHERRNKPIFMIDIAVPRDLDPEINKIDNVYLYDIDNLQAVVETNIEERKKEAEKADSIVTQEVRTFEQWLASLKVTPMIVLLRERMEQIRQEELRKTLPRLNGISEKEKRSIESMSMAIINKVLHGPMKALKSCHPEEKETLMQVLREIFQLEDSPRKIGEKDR
- the hemC gene encoding hydroxymethylbilane synthase, with translation MTNSKEVRIGTRGSQLALWQANWIKSTLEARHPDLVVSLVKIKTTGDKILDVPLAQVGGKGLFVKEIEEAMLDGRIDLAVHSMKDVPTDLPGPLHLPVIAEREDPRDALLSHGKVFDDLPQGAKIGTSSLRRQAQLLHRRPDMEMISLRGNLDTRIRKLDTEGLDAVILAAAGIRRMGWAEKITQILPTEISLPAIGQGAVGIECRREDPRINDLIAFIRHDDTFDAVVAERAFLKKLEGGCQVPIAAYAEVDGKNLKLRGLVGSVDGKELIEDKIDGLRTDGARLGTELGERVLAAGAGRILEEVYKNQ